A genomic region of Methanosarcina thermophila TM-1 contains the following coding sequences:
- a CDS encoding DNA double-strand break repair nuclease NurA: MTLEPVHMRKISELARKIDQSFEFEEVNTAANIYSLLEELRLDGKVILKAIDRLYRGIVRTELMAQGEDPYPVTYACDSGSTNPRTYDSGLFVDFCHCGLAATPTDLDIQRFRTIVCAAYSSSQRVAIQASLDWETFDEEFGRAKLVTIAPDELKRKAPDMVHSFAMYLAESEHIIFMKDRIKPESFFIMDGPIYPKQLMYWMVLDDEDVRIRQNSNARKILQNYIDIMDHFLENQMPVVGFVKNPTDVQIMDIVRKKKEAFDLPWMLDSQFFRNLLSLEKVYIASGNSGRNSKNNGKNGRYTDFRNAYITYTNWFLQPNRFYEKMLNGTSPLAAVDPFQQELRHNFPPEDYALCFFILYMPSTDVIFKVEAPYGLVKDDFLRMQITKKVLFDLSLHGFPLTLTKADHLAKIRKVEREEIDKFFENMNPDITYNDIRWGKMNEI; this comes from the coding sequence ATGACCCTTGAGCCCGTGCATATGCGTAAGATCTCGGAGCTTGCGAGAAAGATTGACCAGTCTTTTGAGTTTGAAGAGGTGAATACGGCTGCAAATATCTATTCTCTGCTTGAGGAGTTGAGGCTAGATGGGAAGGTCATACTTAAGGCGATAGACAGGCTCTATCGAGGGATTGTAAGGACTGAACTCATGGCACAGGGCGAGGACCCGTATCCGGTTACTTATGCCTGCGACAGCGGGAGTACCAATCCCAGAACCTATGACAGCGGGCTTTTTGTGGATTTCTGTCACTGCGGGCTGGCAGCAACGCCTACTGACCTTGACATTCAGAGATTCAGGACGATCGTATGTGCAGCTTATTCTTCTTCCCAGAGGGTAGCTATACAGGCTTCATTGGACTGGGAAACCTTTGATGAAGAATTTGGACGGGCAAAACTAGTCACAATCGCTCCTGACGAGTTAAAAAGAAAGGCTCCTGACATGGTTCACAGCTTTGCCATGTACCTGGCTGAATCCGAACATATTATTTTTATGAAGGATAGGATAAAACCTGAGAGCTTTTTCATAATGGACGGGCCGATTTATCCCAAACAGCTAATGTACTGGATGGTGCTGGATGACGAGGACGTAAGAATCCGGCAGAACAGCAATGCCAGAAAGATCCTCCAGAATTATATCGATATTATGGATCATTTCCTGGAGAACCAGATGCCTGTAGTTGGGTTTGTAAAAAACCCTACTGACGTGCAGATTATGGATATCGTCCGGAAGAAAAAAGAAGCTTTCGACCTGCCCTGGATGCTTGACTCCCAGTTTTTCAGAAATTTGCTCTCCCTTGAAAAAGTTTACATTGCATCAGGTAACAGCGGAAGAAATTCGAAAAATAACGGAAAAAATGGCAGGTACACTGATTTCAGGAATGCTTACATTACTTACACCAACTGGTTCCTGCAGCCCAACAGGTTTTACGAGAAAATGCTTAACGGAACTTCCCCCCTTGCAGCTGTAGACCCGTTCCAGCAGGAACTCAGGCACAATTTCCCGCCTGAGGATTATGCCCTTTGTTTTTTCATACTTTATATGCCTTCCACGGATGTTATCTTTAAGGTAGAAGCCCCATACGGGCTTGTTAAAGACGATTTTCTCCGTATGCAAATTACCAAAAAAGTGCTCTTTGACCTTTCTTTGCATGGTTTTCCCCTAACCCTCACTAAAGCGGATCATCTCGCAAAAATCCGCAAAGTGGAAAGGGAAGAGATTGATAAATTCTTTGAAAATATGAATCCCGATATTACTTATAATGACATTCGGTGGGGTAAAATGAATGAAATATGA
- a CDS encoding acyltransferase family protein, giving the protein MSQKIEALESLRGIGAFMVLIGHLFCAFYPALLFGDAMLHFSFEDTIRDGPLHLLYNGPFAVCLFFTLSGYVLSYKYFVSKNIKTLRSSAYRRYFRLLVPVFTSVMISFVMGSLGLYRHMEIVPITGSVLWLNTLFQFPHGDIFEAIYNGLFGVFITGDNRYNGALWTMATELRGSFLVYGFLLFFGDRWDRLLAYIAGFLLFKDGYMINFLAGVALCDLRNNMNYRLPEPVCIGITAVGLWMAAFTYDVNGLLSIIGLHTGIQYPDLAFGAIFVLAGVVFSTILQKLLSNKFLVWMGRMSFSVYVIHMIIMCSYSCIVFSQLNQFFSYNIAAIASIVSTIILVYLVAPYFYEMFDLGGQRLSNALYRTSYNEASLIVQKTYNFCKSGKLLSAMYEIMKNPSAVHSSVKGERKEGK; this is encoded by the coding sequence ATGTCCCAAAAGATCGAAGCGCTTGAAAGTCTGAGAGGAATAGGAGCATTCATGGTCTTGATAGGACATCTGTTCTGTGCGTTCTATCCAGCTCTACTTTTCGGAGACGCTATGCTTCATTTTAGTTTTGAGGACACCATCCGAGATGGACCCTTGCACTTACTATATAATGGTCCGTTTGCTGTTTGCCTGTTTTTCACACTGAGTGGGTATGTGCTGAGCTACAAATACTTTGTCAGTAAAAATATCAAAACTTTAAGGAGCAGTGCATATAGACGATATTTTCGCCTTTTAGTACCAGTGTTTACGAGTGTAATGATTTCCTTCGTTATGGGCTCCCTGGGACTTTATCGTCACATGGAAATAGTACCAATTACGGGTTCAGTTTTATGGCTAAACACTTTATTCCAGTTTCCTCATGGCGATATATTTGAGGCAATATATAACGGTCTATTTGGAGTGTTTATCACCGGGGATAATAGATATAATGGTGCCTTATGGACAATGGCCACTGAACTACGAGGCAGCTTTCTTGTCTATGGATTCCTATTGTTTTTTGGAGATCGGTGGGACCGCCTATTAGCCTACATTGCTGGATTTCTATTATTTAAGGATGGGTACATGATAAACTTCCTTGCAGGTGTGGCATTGTGTGACCTGAGGAACAATATGAATTATCGGTTGCCAGAACCTGTTTGCATCGGCATTACAGCCGTGGGATTATGGATGGCTGCGTTCACTTACGATGTGAACGGGTTACTCTCAATAATCGGATTACATACTGGTATACAATATCCAGATTTAGCTTTTGGAGCGATATTTGTGTTGGCTGGGGTCGTCTTTAGCACCATTTTACAAAAGCTCCTATCCAATAAGTTTTTAGTGTGGATGGGTCGTATGTCTTTCAGCGTTTATGTAATCCATATGATTATAATGTGTAGTTATAGTTGCATAGTCTTCAGCCAGCTTAATCAGTTTTTCTCTTATAATATCGCAGCCATTGCCAGTATTGTGTCGACTATCATTCTGGTCTATTTAGTTGCTCCATATTTTTACGAGATGTTTGATTTAGGCGGTCAGCGGCTTTCAAATGCACTGTACAGGACATCTTATAATGAGGCATCTCTAATTGTACAGAAGACTTATAATTTTTGTAAATCGGGTAAGTTACTTTCTGCTATGTATGAGATTATGAAAAATCCATCCGCTGTGCACTCAAGTGTGAAGGGAGAAAGGAAAGAAGGAAAATAA
- a CDS encoding restriction endonuclease, with translation MKIRKKGKSRKQHRFVNYLFKLMLYLLIKPIKLLLSFSFYLLKFIWLLSSYSMHLLCSLIKRLFKRKPSNPALSTLAEIDKMNGYKFEEFMKHVYEQLGYSVYHTPKSRDQGADLILTSKERKRIAVQVKRSSSKVSNSAVQEVVAAKGFYKCTKGIVVTNSYFTDSARQLAKANFIDLVDRNELEKLINTILS, from the coding sequence ATGAAAATAAGGAAAAAAGGAAAGAGCAGAAAACAGCACCGCTTTGTTAATTATTTATTTAAGTTGATGTTATACCTTTTGATAAAACCAATTAAGCTATTATTGAGTTTTTCATTTTACTTACTGAAGTTTATATGGCTACTGTCAAGTTATTCGATGCATTTATTGTGTAGTCTTATAAAACGACTATTTAAGAGAAAACCATCAAACCCAGCTCTATCCACATTAGCTGAAATCGATAAGATGAATGGATACAAGTTTGAAGAATTTATGAAACACGTTTATGAACAATTAGGATATTCAGTTTATCATACTCCGAAATCACGTGATCAGGGTGCAGATCTTATTCTAACCTCAAAAGAAAGAAAAAGAATTGCTGTTCAGGTCAAAAGATCCTCGAGTAAGGTTTCAAACAGTGCAGTACAGGAAGTTGTAGCTGCAAAAGGTTTCTACAAATGCACCAAGGGCATAGTAGTTACAAACAGTTACTTTACCGATTCTGCCAGACAATTAGCTAAAGCGAACTTTATTGATTTGGTTGATAGAAACGAACTTGAGAAGCTGATTAATACCATTCTGAGTTAA
- a CDS encoding YkgJ family cysteine cluster protein: MDRRQRSKKHDWLVSKTQSILKHYTCPESCNASCCKTHIIDFRRKEYEKILKNVDKESARILKSNAVKSELEGCYKAIVGHCPLLIDTKCRIYDNRPEACRNFPFVIFPDDDIGFGLTLLLCPMSVNIIQDYAQWYKSVNSTMYSELNNLYKHYKNIDKNNDFCIEMKESNLDSFIEFLERK; this comes from the coding sequence ATGGATAGAAGACAACGTTCTAAAAAACACGATTGGTTAGTCTCAAAAACTCAAAGCATACTTAAACACTATACTTGTCCTGAATCATGTAATGCAAGCTGCTGCAAAACTCACATTATTGACTTTCGTAGAAAAGAATACGAGAAAATCTTAAAAAATGTAGACAAAGAAAGTGCAAGAATTTTAAAATCTAATGCAGTAAAGTCAGAGTTGGAAGGATGTTATAAAGCAATTGTTGGGCACTGCCCATTATTGATAGACACAAAATGCAGGATATACGATAACAGGCCTGAAGCATGTAGAAATTTTCCTTTTGTAATTTTTCCTGACGATGATATAGGATTTGGTTTAACATTGTTATTGTGTCCGATGTCTGTCAACATAATCCAAGATTACGCACAGTGGTATAAATCAGTAAACTCAACAATGTACAGCGAATTAAATAACTTATACAAACACTATAAAAACATAGACAAAAACAATGACTTTTGTATTGAAATGAAAGAGAGTAATTTGGATTCGTTCATAGAATTTCTTGAAAGAAAGTAA
- the frhB gene encoding coenzyme F420 hydrogenase subunit beta, translated as MRELIEDPYLGKYITCVSARSTDKEILQKAQDGGIATTLMVYALEQGIIDGTIVAGEGDRPWEPKPFVAMSREDILKARGTKYSISPQISWLKEATRSFGLDKVGVTGVCCQMQAVRKAQLYPINMRDVPDKVAFTVGLFCMENFPYKSLQTIVEDHAAQSLNSVRRMDIGKGKFWVYTNRGNVASLPLKATHKYEQPGCHVCLDYVSNLADISTGSVGSPDGWSTVFIRTKRGNEIWSKAVAAGMFETKPIEEVKPGLDLVKKLAKEKIDKNWKTVEERKNFGVNKALRNPYA; from the coding sequence GTGAGAGAGTTGATTGAAGATCCATATCTCGGCAAATACATAACCTGCGTCTCGGCAAGGAGCACGGACAAAGAGATCCTCCAGAAGGCACAGGACGGCGGCATTGCCACCACCCTCATGGTCTATGCTCTCGAACAGGGGATAATCGATGGAACTATTGTGGCAGGCGAAGGAGACCGACCATGGGAGCCCAAACCGTTCGTTGCTATGAGCCGCGAGGACATTCTCAAGGCACGAGGGACGAAGTACAGCATCAGCCCCCAGATCTCCTGGCTCAAGGAAGCAACTCGGTCTTTCGGTCTCGATAAGGTAGGTGTAACCGGTGTCTGCTGCCAGATGCAGGCAGTCAGGAAGGCTCAGCTCTATCCGATTAACATGCGGGACGTCCCTGATAAGGTTGCTTTCACAGTTGGTCTCTTCTGTATGGAGAACTTCCCATACAAGTCTCTGCAAACCATTGTCGAGGACCATGCGGCGCAGAGCCTCAACTCCGTGAGAAGAATGGACATCGGGAAGGGCAAGTTCTGGGTTTACACTAACCGGGGGAATGTCGCCAGCCTGCCCCTGAAAGCTACCCACAAATACGAGCAACCCGGCTGCCACGTCTGCCTCGATTATGTCTCCAACCTTGCCGATATTTCAACCGGCTCGGTCGGAAGCCCAGATGGCTGGTCCACGGTCTTCATCCGCACCAAGAGAGGTAATGAAATCTGGTCCAAAGCTGTTGCTGCAGGCATGTTCGAGACAAAACCCATAGAAGAAGTCAAACCTGGTCTCGATCTCGTCAAAAAGCTTGCAAAGGAAAAGATCGATAAAAACTGGAAGACAGTTGAGGAGCGTAAGAACTTCGGTGTCAACAAGGCGTTGAGGAACCCTTACGCCTAA
- the frhG gene encoding coenzyme F420 hydrogenase subunit gamma, which yields MANKIKLGHVHLSGCTGCLVSVADNNLGLIKILDDYADLVYCLTLADVRHIPEMDVALVEGSVCIQDHESVEEIKETRKKSKIVVALGSCASYGNITRFSRGGQHNQPQHESFLPIGDLIDVDLYIPGCPPSPELIRNVSIMAYLLLEGNEDQKALAGKYLKPLMDLAKRGTSGCFCDLMVDVINQGLCMGCGTCAASCPVRAITMEFGKPQGERDLCIKCGSCYGACPRSFFNTDVIEEFENINELIAGALK from the coding sequence GTGGCAAATAAGATCAAGCTCGGGCATGTACACTTGAGCGGCTGCACCGGCTGCCTCGTGTCCGTGGCCGACAATAACTTAGGACTCATCAAAATCCTGGACGACTACGCCGACCTCGTCTACTGCCTTACACTCGCCGACGTTAGGCATATCCCTGAGATGGACGTCGCGCTTGTTGAAGGATCGGTCTGCATCCAGGATCATGAATCGGTGGAGGAGATCAAAGAGACGCGGAAGAAGTCAAAGATAGTGGTGGCTCTTGGTTCCTGCGCAAGTTATGGGAACATCACAAGGTTCAGCCGCGGCGGGCAGCACAATCAGCCCCAGCATGAATCCTTCCTTCCCATAGGGGATCTCATCGACGTAGATCTCTACATCCCCGGATGCCCTCCGAGCCCAGAACTCATAAGGAATGTCTCTATCATGGCGTACCTGCTCCTGGAGGGGAACGAGGATCAGAAAGCTCTTGCGGGCAAGTACTTAAAGCCTCTCATGGACCTTGCGAAGCGCGGCACGTCAGGATGCTTCTGCGACCTGATGGTTGATGTAATTAATCAGGGTCTCTGCATGGGCTGTGGCACCTGCGCTGCCTCTTGTCCAGTACGGGCGATCACCATGGAGTTCGGGAAGCCGCAGGGAGAGCGTGACCTCTGCATCAAGTGTGGCTCCTGCTACGGCGCCTGTCCTAGATCATTCTTCAACACCGATGTGATTGAAGAATTCGAGAACATCAACGAGTTAATTGCTGGAGCGCTTAAGTGA
- the frhD gene encoding coenzyme F420-reducing hydrogenase, FrhD protein, with the protein MDTLYSEIVVAGCGNPLFADDGFGPAVVEKLKEFELPENVTVVDAGLGGPHFIFTLLNPESTKTLIIVDIADFGGEPGELRWLSVDELPVGSYRDAHSWDLTEPLQVIKDDIKIRILACQKKYVSAPEMVIGITDEVQRSIPEAVSEILKEIGMNY; encoded by the coding sequence ATGGATACGCTGTACTCCGAGATCGTGGTGGCAGGCTGCGGCAACCCCCTCTTTGCGGATGATGGGTTCGGACCTGCAGTTGTGGAGAAGCTCAAGGAATTCGAGCTTCCAGAGAATGTCACGGTCGTTGACGCGGGACTAGGGGGACCCCATTTCATCTTTACCCTTCTCAATCCCGAGTCTACAAAGACTCTTATTATTGTGGACATTGCGGATTTCGGAGGGGAACCTGGCGAGCTCAGGTGGCTCTCAGTTGACGAGCTTCCTGTGGGAAGCTATAGGGACGCCCATTCATGGGATCTGACAGAGCCGCTTCAAGTAATCAAGGACGATATCAAGATCCGGATTCTGGCATGCCAGAAGAAGTATGTGTCTGCCCCTGAGATGGTCATCGGGATTACAGACGAAGTACAGAGATCCATTCCAGAAGCTGTATCTGAGATACTGAAGGAAATCGGGATGAACTATTAA
- the frhA gene encoding coenzyme F420 hydrogenase subunit alpha encodes MTKVVEISPTTRHEGHSKLTMKVNDEGIVERGDWLSITPVRGIEKLAIGKTMEQVPKIASRVCGICPIAHTLASIEAMEASIGCEIPKDAKLLRVILHAANRLHSIALHNLLILPDFYIPGTEKKFNMFAKEEPARSVAARIIRLREIGQTIGAIAGGEAIHPSNPRIGGMYRNVSPLAKQKMADLAKEGLVLAHEQMEFMLEVIRNMQSLEYIDVAGKQIPIPKTLGYHNQGVMATSPMYGSSSLDENPTWDPSRWKETRPWEWYMGEVTIDLEDPSYPIGGTTKVGTKANPQMEACNSVPTYDGQPVEVGPRARLATFKNFTERGTFAQHIARQMEYPDCLYTILKCLDSLNTSGRVVADKIPQGDGSMGWAANEAPRGTDIHLTRVKDGKVLWYEMLVPTTWNLPTCSRALTGAPWQIAEMVVRAYDPCVSCATHMIVVNEEDKVVAEKLLQW; translated from the coding sequence ATGACGAAAGTTGTAGAAATCTCTCCAACCACGAGACATGAAGGCCATTCAAAGCTTACCATGAAGGTGAATGATGAGGGTATTGTCGAGCGAGGAGACTGGCTCTCCATAACCCCGGTCAGGGGTATTGAGAAACTCGCCATAGGTAAGACGATGGAACAGGTCCCGAAGATCGCTTCTAGGGTCTGCGGTATCTGTCCCATAGCCCACACCCTGGCAAGCATCGAGGCTATGGAGGCCTCGATTGGCTGCGAGATCCCCAAGGATGCTAAACTCCTGCGGGTAATTCTCCATGCTGCAAACCGCCTTCATAGCATCGCCCTGCACAACCTCCTGATCCTTCCGGATTTTTACATCCCTGGGACGGAAAAGAAATTCAACATGTTTGCCAAGGAGGAACCTGCCAGAAGTGTTGCGGCAAGGATTATCCGCCTTCGCGAGATCGGGCAGACCATTGGAGCCATCGCAGGTGGCGAGGCAATCCATCCCTCCAACCCGAGAATTGGTGGAATGTACCGCAACGTAAGTCCCCTTGCAAAGCAGAAGATGGCAGACCTGGCGAAGGAAGGGCTTGTCCTTGCTCATGAGCAGATGGAGTTCATGCTCGAGGTCATAAGGAATATGCAGAGTCTGGAATACATAGACGTCGCAGGCAAGCAAATCCCGATCCCCAAGACGCTTGGGTACCACAACCAGGGGGTCATGGCTACATCTCCAATGTACGGTTCATCCAGCCTTGACGAAAACCCCACATGGGACCCCTCCCGATGGAAAGAGACCCGGCCATGGGAATGGTACATGGGCGAGGTAACCATCGATCTTGAGGATCCAAGTTATCCAATAGGAGGCACAACAAAGGTCGGCACCAAGGCAAATCCCCAGATGGAAGCCTGCAACAGCGTTCCGACATATGATGGTCAGCCTGTTGAGGTAGGTCCGAGGGCAAGGCTCGCAACCTTCAAGAATTTCACTGAGAGGGGTACCTTTGCCCAGCACATCGCCAGGCAGATGGAGTATCCTGATTGTCTTTATACCATCCTTAAGTGCCTTGATTCCCTGAATACCTCAGGCAGGGTTGTTGCCGACAAAATTCCACAGGGAGATGGGTCTATGGGCTGGGCTGCAAATGAGGCCCCACGCGGGACCGATATCCACCTCACACGGGTTAAGGACGGAAAGGTGCTGTGGTATGAGATGCTTGTGCCCACCACATGGAACCTTCCGACCTGCAGTCGCGCTCTGACAGGAGCCCCCTGGCAGATAGCCGAAATGGTTGTCCGGGCTTATGATCCGTGCGTATCATGTGCAACCCACATGATTGTGGTGAATGAGGAGGATAAGGTAGTCGCCGAGAAACTCCTCCAGTGGTGA